Proteins encoded within one genomic window of Bacillus sp. 1NLA3E:
- a CDS encoding stage II sporulation protein M: protein MKNIKTEMHYESIWSKYSRKLILILLVFFFSCLWGAVFQSHKVPLPPNPPDNHWFYYFSHNMKQCLIMVLVGFLTYGIGSLIILITNGVMIGIVIEMIIQNNMTQAIFTAFLPHGIFEIPAVLIACLYPFMLWSFLITAIKKRKVSPKIVKLEIILPPLLMIILLFIAGILETKFGLSY, encoded by the coding sequence ATGAAAAATATTAAAACCGAAATGCATTATGAATCTATTTGGTCTAAATATTCTCGAAAACTAATTCTTATATTGTTAGTTTTCTTTTTTTCTTGTTTGTGGGGGGCCGTTTTTCAAAGTCATAAGGTGCCGTTACCACCTAATCCACCAGATAATCATTGGTTTTATTACTTTTCCCATAATATGAAACAATGTCTTATTATGGTCTTAGTAGGATTTTTAACCTATGGAATTGGAAGCTTAATAATTTTAATCACAAATGGAGTAATGATAGGAATAGTCATTGAAATGATTATTCAAAATAACATGACTCAGGCTATTTTTACAGCATTTCTTCCACATGGTATTTTTGAAATACCTGCGGTACTAATAGCATGTCTTTACCCATTTATGCTTTGGAGTTTTTTAATCACCGCTATTAAAAAAAGAAAAGTGTCTCCAAAAATTGTTAAATTGGAAATTATTTTGCCGCCTTTATTAATGATTATTTTGCTGTTTATTGCAGGAATTTTAGAAACTAAATTTGGACTTTCTTATTGA
- a CDS encoding ATP-binding cassette domain-containing protein: MLEIKDLQFNYEKDQDLLRNISFTANHGDIIWLKGSNGSGKSTLLRIIAQLIDTEIEIYLDGKLIINREELLSNVIYIPSEPYLFDYLTGEENARFIQQLFNISHEDFNSFFFKMIEKFNMKTALKQLVQEYSLGMRHKLYWSAFFARKSSSIILLDEPFSSLDSDAQKNAMNILINKAKKGSLIIFVSHLPEICKQIATRCFLLENGKIKETEL; the protein is encoded by the coding sequence GTGCTAGAAATAAAAGATTTACAGTTTAACTATGAAAAGGATCAGGATTTATTAAGAAACATTTCTTTTACAGCCAATCATGGAGACATCATTTGGCTAAAAGGATCTAATGGCTCAGGAAAAAGCACATTACTTCGCATTATCGCACAACTTATTGATACGGAAATTGAAATTTATCTTGATGGGAAATTGATTATTAATAGGGAGGAGTTATTGTCTAATGTAATTTACATACCTTCTGAACCATATCTATTTGATTATTTAACTGGAGAAGAAAATGCAAGGTTTATACAACAATTATTCAATATCTCTCATGAGGATTTTAATAGCTTTTTCTTTAAAATGATAGAAAAATTTAATATGAAAACCGCATTAAAACAACTTGTTCAAGAATACTCTTTAGGAATGCGACATAAATTATATTGGTCTGCTTTTTTTGCGCGTAAATCATCATCTATTATTTTATTAGATGAACCATTCTCGTCCCTTGATAGTGACGCTCAAAAAAACGCAATGAATATACTAATAAATAAGGCAAAAAAAGGTTCACTAATAATTTTCGTTTCTCACCTTCCAGAAATTTGCAAACAAATAGCTACAAGATGTTTTTTATTGGAGAATGGGAAGATAAAAGAAACTGAATTATGA
- a CDS encoding PspA/IM30 family protein yields the protein MGIFRRIKTLTMAEINGLLDGIENPIAMLNEYSREMELEIEKGQKALARQIFVEKKHETLISETKALVEKRTRQAKLALEQGEEAMAKLAIQEKLTNEKQLGLYQEQYESIQKQTQILLEKLEQLKETFYQLQQKKILLASRANVAQSIKQIQKATVSFQTDSIARGIARAEDHILMMEAEVQAGNQFSAPLVQLPIGNQNSISDEEVNSELEKLKGEKVGI from the coding sequence ATGGGGATTTTTAGAAGAATTAAAACGTTAACAATGGCTGAAATTAATGGATTATTGGATGGAATCGAAAACCCGATTGCGATGCTCAATGAATATTCCAGAGAAATGGAGCTAGAAATTGAAAAAGGGCAAAAAGCATTAGCCAGACAAATATTTGTTGAAAAGAAACATGAGACCCTTATTTCTGAAACGAAAGCATTAGTAGAAAAAAGAACACGCCAGGCAAAGCTTGCTCTTGAGCAGGGTGAAGAGGCAATGGCTAAATTGGCTATCCAAGAAAAACTTACTAATGAAAAGCAATTAGGCCTTTACCAAGAACAATATGAGTCTATTCAAAAGCAAACACAAATCCTTTTGGAAAAATTAGAGCAGTTAAAAGAAACGTTTTATCAATTGCAACAAAAGAAAATCCTTTTAGCTTCAAGGGCCAATGTGGCACAGTCGATTAAACAAATTCAGAAAGCAACGGTTTCCTTTCAAACGGACTCAATTGCTAGAGGTATTGCCCGAGCAGAAGATCACATCTTAATGATGGAGGCAGAGGTACAGGCCGGAAACCAATTTTCTGCTCCTTTAGTCCAGTTACCTATAGGGAACCAAAATTCGATCAGTGATGAAGAAGTAAATTCGGAACTTGAAAAGCTTAAGGGTGAAAAAGTAGGAATCTAA
- a CDS encoding M50 family metallopeptidase gives MNIKMLILIYFVISLVGSRLPFVRVYLSHCHTLLNKMIRVCLEGHRTNKIKLYKDGTGVTTSPPHSFFKDTLLSYLGNTGALLASIGLYYLVAKGNYRLVVYLFIGTLLLSLLLWIRNIFGVIWAVSFVSLLIIPIFFSYEIAFVHISIFLTSVVFSHSILNAIQVFTRSVLNDDTLAKKSLFSKGKKLSLLVLGFILLGQSLYGGFYIFNNFLS, from the coding sequence ATGAACATTAAGATGCTTATTCTTATCTATTTTGTTATCTCTTTGGTGGGAAGTCGACTTCCATTTGTTAGGGTGTATCTATCACATTGTCACACCCTGTTAAACAAAATGATCCGGGTATGCCTAGAAGGGCATAGGACCAACAAAATCAAGCTGTATAAAGATGGAACTGGGGTAACGACCAGCCCTCCTCATTCCTTTTTCAAGGATACCCTCCTTTCTTATCTAGGAAATACTGGTGCCTTACTAGCATCCATAGGTTTATATTATTTAGTGGCGAAAGGAAACTATCGTTTGGTGGTTTATCTATTTATTGGTACGCTACTCCTTTCTCTGTTATTATGGATTCGTAATATTTTTGGTGTGATTTGGGCCGTTTCATTCGTTTCGTTGCTAATCATCCCAATCTTTTTCAGCTATGAGATTGCTTTCGTGCATATTAGTATTTTTCTAACCTCCGTTGTTTTTTCACACTCCATTCTGAATGCCATCCAAGTCTTCACAAGGAGTGTTCTAAACGATGATACACTCGCAAAAAAATCTTTATTTTCAAAAGGAAAAAAGCTCTCCCTATTGGTCCTAGGGTTCATTCTACTAGGGCAATCACTTTATGGTGGCTTTTATATTTTTAATAATTTTTTAAGTTAG
- a CDS encoding response regulator transcription factor, which produces MNILLAEDDVRLGELIVYMLKKKGSYNVEWVMEGEDAYYYATSAHYDVIIMDWMMPNGTGVEICSRLRKQGYAGAILMLTAKDAVQDRIEGLDSGADDYLVKPFEIDELLARLRAVSRRNYAPIIEKEIKVHGLILNRMSHSVRCGEVTIQLSPREFQLLDLFIQNKGQVLPREIILDRIWGGDSEVASKTIDATVKLIRKKLGFVGKQDLLQSVRGVGYRLEQ; this is translated from the coding sequence ATGAATATTTTATTAGCAGAAGATGATGTACGTCTCGGGGAGTTAATTGTATATATGCTAAAAAAGAAGGGCAGTTACAATGTTGAATGGGTGATGGAGGGAGAAGATGCTTATTATTATGCGACTTCTGCCCACTATGATGTCATCATCATGGATTGGATGATGCCAAATGGGACTGGAGTGGAAATCTGCAGTCGATTAAGAAAACAAGGATACGCGGGAGCCATCCTTATGTTAACGGCTAAAGATGCTGTCCAGGATCGGATTGAAGGTTTGGATTCCGGTGCAGATGATTATCTTGTAAAACCATTTGAAATAGATGAGCTATTGGCCCGTTTACGTGCGGTAAGCCGCCGAAACTATGCCCCAATTATAGAAAAGGAAATCAAGGTACATGGTTTGATTCTAAATCGAATGAGCCACAGTGTACGTTGTGGAGAGGTGACCATCCAATTAAGTCCTAGGGAATTTCAGCTTTTGGATTTGTTTATCCAGAATAAGGGTCAAGTATTGCCAAGGGAAATTATTCTTGATCGTATTTGGGGAGGGGATTCAGAGGTTGCTTCCAAGACAATTGATGCAACCGTGAAATTAATCCGAAAAAAACTAGGATTTGTTGGAAAACAAGATTTGCTTCAAAGCGTTAGAGGGGTGGGGTACCGACTTGAACAATAA